One region of Wyeomyia smithii strain HCP4-BCI-WySm-NY-G18 chromosome 3, ASM2978416v1, whole genome shotgun sequence genomic DNA includes:
- the LOC129732329 gene encoding uncharacterized protein LOC129732329 isoform X1: MAVCVRCFKQILNDQNHCGVSPGVIYHRMADDREMSRFLYRLTQEIVTSRDFSDTNINSICEKYYRNSTYRDKARLARTIADLKDRLQVENMGFISDSSLLQLPVLSDHCCCTSTKSLVKNIREQCDKGISAQSFSKLPGMKINKYSQCQESIPCTNELQQHRKPLIEANTNIAAKSCSSELTIDSISTITTYNFPSSMYTSPQSINLESLAKLDFAIEQISSTSEAEERYNGEPMEGCFGKGTKKSTDSSADMAMRMAASDRLLQSGHKCPLHHCERFDRLASSSAGLPGGCGGGCASDFPVPKLDSEESQQATCCGRTVKKKKKSGPKKKQTSKTKQSNRNQK; encoded by the exons ATGGCTGTATGCGTTAGGtgtttcaaacaaattttaaatgatCAAAATCATTGCGGTGTGTCACCTGGCGTTATTTATCATCG GATGGCCGACGATCGCGAAATGTCTCGTTTTCTGTATCGTCTAACGCAGGAAATTGTCACATCGAGGGATTTTTCCGACACAAACATAAATTCTATTTGTGAAAAGTACTATCGAAACTCCACTTACCGGGACAAAGCTCGGCTTGCACGAACCATTGCGGATCTTAAGGATAGACTACAAGTCGAAAATATGGGTTTCATATCGGATTCATCACTTCTGCAATTACCGGTTCTGAGTGATCATTGCTGCTGCACCAGCACCAAATCACTGGTCAAAAACATTCGAGAACAATGTGACAAGGGTATAAGTGCTCAGTCATTTTCAAAGCTTCCAGGAATGAAAATTAACAAGTATTCACAGTGTCAGGAATCAATTCCTTGTACTAATGAACTGCAGCAACATCGGAAACCTTTAATAGAAGCAAATACAAATATCGCAGCAAAGAGTTGTTCCTCAGAATTGACCATAGATTCCATCAGTACAATAACGACTTATAATTTTCCATCGTCGATGTACACGTCACCCCAGTCGATTAATTTGGAATCTCTCGCCAAACTAGACTTCGCAATTGAGCAGATATCTAGCACATCGGAAGCTGAAGAAAGGTATAACGGGGAACCAATGGAGGGATGCTTTGGCAAAGGAACCAAAAAGTCCACCGACAGTTCGGCAGATATGGCAATGCGAATGGCCGCCTCTGATAGATTGCTTCAAAGCGGTCACAAGTGTCCGTTGCATCATTGTGAGCGGTTTGACCGTCTTGCATCTAGCAGTGCTGGATTACCCGGAGGCTGTGGAGGAGGTTGTGCCAGTGATTTTCCGGTACCGAAGCTGGATTCGGAAGAGTCACAGCAAGCTACGTGCTGTGGGCGGAcagtgaagaagaaaaaaaagtcaggCCCAAAAAAGAAGCAAACTTCGAAAACGAAACAGAGCAATCGTAATCAAAAGTAG
- the LOC129732329 gene encoding uncharacterized protein LOC129732329 isoform X2, with protein MADDREMSRFLYRLTQEIVTSRDFSDTNINSICEKYYRNSTYRDKARLARTIADLKDRLQVENMGFISDSSLLQLPVLSDHCCCTSTKSLVKNIREQCDKGISAQSFSKLPGMKINKYSQCQESIPCTNELQQHRKPLIEANTNIAAKSCSSELTIDSISTITTYNFPSSMYTSPQSINLESLAKLDFAIEQISSTSEAEERYNGEPMEGCFGKGTKKSTDSSADMAMRMAASDRLLQSGHKCPLHHCERFDRLASSSAGLPGGCGGGCASDFPVPKLDSEESQQATCCGRTVKKKKKSGPKKKQTSKTKQSNRNQK; from the coding sequence ATGGCCGACGATCGCGAAATGTCTCGTTTTCTGTATCGTCTAACGCAGGAAATTGTCACATCGAGGGATTTTTCCGACACAAACATAAATTCTATTTGTGAAAAGTACTATCGAAACTCCACTTACCGGGACAAAGCTCGGCTTGCACGAACCATTGCGGATCTTAAGGATAGACTACAAGTCGAAAATATGGGTTTCATATCGGATTCATCACTTCTGCAATTACCGGTTCTGAGTGATCATTGCTGCTGCACCAGCACCAAATCACTGGTCAAAAACATTCGAGAACAATGTGACAAGGGTATAAGTGCTCAGTCATTTTCAAAGCTTCCAGGAATGAAAATTAACAAGTATTCACAGTGTCAGGAATCAATTCCTTGTACTAATGAACTGCAGCAACATCGGAAACCTTTAATAGAAGCAAATACAAATATCGCAGCAAAGAGTTGTTCCTCAGAATTGACCATAGATTCCATCAGTACAATAACGACTTATAATTTTCCATCGTCGATGTACACGTCACCCCAGTCGATTAATTTGGAATCTCTCGCCAAACTAGACTTCGCAATTGAGCAGATATCTAGCACATCGGAAGCTGAAGAAAGGTATAACGGGGAACCAATGGAGGGATGCTTTGGCAAAGGAACCAAAAAGTCCACCGACAGTTCGGCAGATATGGCAATGCGAATGGCCGCCTCTGATAGATTGCTTCAAAGCGGTCACAAGTGTCCGTTGCATCATTGTGAGCGGTTTGACCGTCTTGCATCTAGCAGTGCTGGATTACCCGGAGGCTGTGGAGGAGGTTGTGCCAGTGATTTTCCGGTACCGAAGCTGGATTCGGAAGAGTCACAGCAAGCTACGTGCTGTGGGCGGAcagtgaagaagaaaaaaaagtcaggCCCAAAAAAGAAGCAAACTTCGAAAACGAAACAGAGCAATCGTAATCAAAAGTAG